A single uncultured Acetobacterium sp. DNA region contains:
- a CDS encoding VOC family protein, protein MKIGPYINFPGNCREAVAFYTEVFKAEAPQIMTFGEMPADPNYPMSDNVKELVANAQLNINGNTIMFSDVPPGMPFTKGNNITLVIVHDDVEEIKRLFGLLSKEGSVEMLLQETFWSKAYGSLTDKFGIGWQISAE, encoded by the coding sequence ATGAAAATTGGACCGTATATTAATTTTCCCGGAAACTGTCGAGAAGCAGTAGCATTTTACACGGAGGTATTTAAGGCAGAGGCACCTCAGATTATGACTTTTGGAGAAATGCCGGCAGACCCAAATTATCCCATGTCCGATAACGTTAAGGAACTTGTGGCGAATGCGCAACTGAATATTAATGGGAACACCATCATGTTTTCTGATGTACCGCCAGGGATGCCTTTTACAAAAGGCAATAACATTACGCTGGTCATTGTGCATGATGATGTGGAAGAAATTAAACGGCTGTTTGGTTTGTTAAGTAAAGAAGGGTCAGTGGAGATGTTGCTCCAGGAAACCTTCTGGAGCAAGGCCTATGGTTCGCTAACCGATAAATTTGGCATTGGATGGCAAATATCGGCAGAATGA
- a CDS encoding RNA polymerase sigma factor has protein sequence MNKHKEEEADDALIKKYIATGNSGYFEPIVERYERYAYVYAYSLLKNEFDAQDVVAESFLKAFAKIKQYRLDSSFKNWFLKIVHNNSLDLLRKNKTMVYLDDQENGESLFADESLSYDNIDSLDFGELQKSLDLLPHELKGAVILRYYYDWDYKKICEFLNIPMGTLSSRLNRACKKLKNLYEGGM, from the coding sequence TTGAACAAACATAAAGAAGAGGAAGCGGATGATGCTTTGATCAAGAAGTATATCGCAACCGGAAATTCCGGATATTTCGAACCGATCGTTGAACGATATGAGCGATATGCGTATGTTTATGCTTATTCTCTTCTTAAAAACGAATTTGATGCACAGGATGTGGTGGCGGAAAGTTTTTTAAAGGCATTTGCTAAAATTAAACAGTATCGGTTGGACAGCAGTTTTAAAAACTGGTTTCTGAAAATTGTTCATAACAACAGTCTCGATTTATTGAGAAAAAATAAAACCATGGTTTATCTGGATGATCAGGAAAACGGCGAAAGCCTATTTGCTGATGAGTCCCTGAGTTATGACAACATCGATTCATTAGATTTTGGTGAGCTTCAAAAATCTCTTGATCTGCTGCCCCACGAACTCAAAGGGGCGGTGATCCTTCGATATTATTATGACTGGGACTATAAAAAGATCTGTGAATTTTTGAATATCCCGATGGGAACCTTATCTTCCCGGCTGAACCGGGCCTGTAAAAAACTCAAAAACCTATATGAAGGAGGAATGTGA